Genomic DNA from Pygocentrus nattereri isolate fPygNat1 chromosome 11, fPygNat1.pri, whole genome shotgun sequence:
TATTTGCAACCGTATCAAATTGTTATTAAGTACCTGCTAATCTGTAGGAGATGATATCTGGGTCCACACCCATCGGGACAATTTCTTTATAGACTCCTACCTTAAGTTCATGAAAGCACTCTGCACTGCCTTCACTAAtctagaacaaaaaaaaacaaacacatactttTGTACATTATGCCACATTAAATACAAAGATGCATTAAGTAAAAATGACTAACGTGTTAAAGTTTTGGTGACAGCTTACTTTAAAATCCTCCACTAGCATTACTTTGAAAATTGGATGTGACAGCATTGCCTTGATGTAAAGGCTTGTGCCTGTTTTGGTGCCACCAACTGTTCCATTAATGCCCTCAGTGGCCACACGTACCTGTAGGAGAACAATTCCATGTAAAGACacactgaaatgttttctttggggattctCTTCATTGAACAGAGCGCTGCACTTACCTTGCCAGTGAGACAAAGCTTTGAACACAGCTCACTCTGCCAAGCACAAATGAGTTTAGGGTCTTGTATCTGGCAATAGCAGTAATACAGGAGGACTTCACCTGGGCCTCTGGACGTGGTCAAAAAATGATAGATTATGAAAGATCGTTATAGAACACTGAAGAAATTTCTTTGTTGGGAGAAATACTGATGTAATATGATTAATACTATCCTTATACATTAAAAAACTTTCCATCATACATcagctgttattatttttaaaaaacttctTAACATTGGATCAactgcattttggaatgaaactccaGATTCAAAAGCaagatttttaaataaatcgTTTTAACAGATGCACAGTTGTGACTTCACAGAGACTGTAATCAAATTGTTCATAGGCATGTCACAATGATTTAAGCTGGGCACAAATATTTTGCACAGTTTTGCAACAAATATAATGTAAACCGACTgcctttttatcatttgagttAAGGCCAattgggggcagttttgggctggaggttagggaaccagccttgcgaccggaaggtcgtcggcttgatccccttggctgacattacttgactgaagtgcctttgagcaaggcacctaacccccaactactccccaggcacagtggatagggctgcccaccgcactgggcaagtgtgctcactgccccctattgcatggatgggttaaacatGGAGGTCTAATTcttctgtgtgcaaacacagttggctaatggttccGAATtcaaaatgacatgttttgttgattttctgtaaatttatcCTCTacagaacaaacttaaattCTTCTGCAGAGGGcatgattttgttttattttttccaccattggtaaattaataaaaaacaaacaaacacacaaacaaaagaacaacagacatttgtgtattaaaatgtgctgaagtgttctctgtagattaAATGTACCATGTAATCCATATATGCAATAGATCTGTTCATtacatatacaaaaataaaggtTATGGAATCACAGTCAGTAAAAGCTGAGAAAAGGTGATACTCTACTTGCTGAGCTTCTCCTCTGAAACATGGCTCGTCTCAGGTATCCAAGAGGACGTGTCCTTTAACTGACTCTCATTCTCGTCTTTTTCACCCTCGCTTTGGCTGAGCATTAGATCCAGTGCCGCAGTGGTGAGCTGCTCGATCTCATCAGCATGGAGGTTCGAGACATGTTTGTGGATGGAGCAAGGGTCCGAAAATGTCTCTTCACAGCACTGCCAAAGTGGTGAGGCATCCGAGGTGGTCAGGACCTTTTTGGATGCCACAAATGTTGCAAATGTCTACAACAGACAGCAGGCAGTTGAAAATAATGAGATAATTATACACAGGGATGTTCAATACTGTAAGCGGTATAAACTGAGCCACAAGAGACCctgtaaatatgattttatatattgCTCGCATCAATAATGACATTATCAAAAAGATGTTTTCTTAAGAGGTCATCTTATTATTAGGTATGCAGCAGTATGGGAATCATGGGCTGATGCttttatctgatatttttacatttatggcacttggctgacgctcttatccagcaTGATTTACCATTTGATTactttacacaggaaggccaaggtggtgttaggagtcttgcccaaggactctaattggtatagtgtagggtgctgacccaggtggaggattgaaccccagtctacagcgtagaaggcagaggtgttacccactacactaaccaaccacatatgTACAGTTCAGCTGACAGAGGtacataaacacttataacatGTACCTTATATACATCTAACTGGATAAGCATTACAGAGACATATAACGCGTATGCGTAGAGGGTTACAATAgcaacaaaatgaataaaattaatatattatgCCACAGTGCACCAGCAGAAACACTGCTCACGCCACGTAAACAGACACTGTTTCACATCTCTTTggttttttattgttctattttgtTAACGTAcatatttcttctttatttaGGTCATTTTTGTGTTTCCCATAGCATTTATTACACTTTCCCCTGCTCAAGAATGAggttttacttgtttttcagAATCTTATGATTATAGGGTGATTATAGGGGTCAGAGACGGCCTTGATTACACAGCTGATACTGAAGTCTTACACTTAAAAAAGggggttcctcaagggttcttaaggAAAGGCAAAGGTTCTATTTTGAACCACTGCATGCCTCAGTGTTGCAGAGAATGTGTTTCATATAGATctagtagaagaacccttttggtgctatgtagaacctcTTTCACAAAGGTTCCACCAAAAGGGGTCTTCTACTGTTAGGATGCCAAGCTTTTAAAAATaggagaacttttttttttgtgctacataaaaaagattttattagagagccatctatagcacattctccaacaaagaAACACTGACGCATGAAATGGGTCTAAACAGAACCTTTGTCTTTGGTAAATAACCGCTGAATAACCACCTTTTTTAAGCGTGTAGCTAATATGAGTAAATAACTCACCCTCTTCTTTATGTAGGAGCAGCACTTTCGAGTTGTTGAAAACTCGTACCTCTCCTGCTTGAGGGTCTCAGGAGTAAGACCCTCAACATCCAGGTTAATAAGAACACTGTCTGCCAAATCATCACTATCCATTATCGTCTGGATGCCTTGCAACGTTACACGAGTTAAAATGTCCCGTTCgccttaaacacacacacagtgtcaaaCCGCGACGATCCCAGTCATATTCAGTAAGCGCGAGCCCTTATACGCCTATCACACACAGCTCATACTTGTAGACGTTAAAGCAGACAGACTTTAGACCTCAAAACAGATTAATGGAGTAAAAACAAACTCCTTTCTCCGCCATGCGGCGTGTATGAGGACCAGAGCCGGTTTAATAAGAGCTTGGCCACTTCCTACTTCTCCCTTACACCAGAGACGTAACTGCAAAACGCgtgagggcgcccgcgagcgagtcctcaatgaatgggattgaatggagctaaacggcTAACAACATACAGTTTAAAAAGTTTCTAACCACTTTCCGAttactttcctttaatttagGAAATTAGAAGGATATATGTCACTAaaaacccaaagaaaaccttcctttgtctttgtctttttttacagCGAGCATATTTTGGGCAGTAGGACGCTAGCTTTGCTGCTACTGCGTGCTGATTGGCTGGGTGAGGCGGTTCACGCGTACAGAGACGTTAAACTGCTTTGTGCTGTTCTGTTTAGAAAACGGATGCATTCTTTTACAGGAAAATGTTTAAGCGTTTACAAAGTGCGATTTTGCTCCAACGCTCCTCACTGAGTGGCGACTCTCCTCTCTGCGCACTCTGTGGTGTTTCGGCGGAGGCGCTGCTGCTCCGGAAATGTTCGTTTGGAGGGAGTCCCGCCCTCCTTTATTATCTGTGGCGGTGGCTAGCTGCCCCAGCGGTGGTGCGTCTTCGCCTTTTGAACCCGAAACAGCTCTGCTTGGATAAATCTGGAGGAGGACCGAACGCAGGAGGCTTGCGTGCATCCGAGGACTGGTAACCGGGTCTGGCAGAATGTCGAGGAGAAGGCACAGCGACGAGAATGACGGTCAGTTAGCGGGCTGTGTGTGAGGCCGTTAGCGCTTCGGTAACGTTACACAGACCGCGGCGCAGGCCGGGGTCCGGAGCCGCTCGGCGCCACTCGGCGCCGCTCGCAGTTACTCTGGGACCGTGTACTCGGAGGACTTGGTCTAAAACCCGCGCACTAAGGCAGTTTAGCGGCGGAGCTAGCAGAGTAGCTAACGCTAGCGCCACCTCAGGCGAGCCAGCCATGCTGCTCGGTTAACTTAGCTCGTTAGCTCTCCGTCCCGCCTCGCAGAGAAAGGCGGGGGTCGGCGCTGCACCGGCGCCCATAGCCGACATTGTTTCCTAGCCGCAGCGTTGACTGCATGGAGCTGGTTTCATTTCCCCTCGAGGCTCATGTCGGCTTTCTTATtccccagcttcttgttcgactccccattccaccttaaacggaggagcacctgaggcgccagaacgtaactAGCTACCCTAGTTAGCTAACTGTTgcagcgtttaaggtggaactggaaaattcaaatagGAAACTGACCTCAGCTCAGCGGCGCCAGCAGCCACGATCTAGAGCGAATTAACTTTACCAAAACCACGATACTTCAGGAAGGTTTTTTACGATACACGACGTGTCACTATATTTACTTTCTGCTCTCTGATCATTTGAAGCTGATAAGCTAGAGccatgttttaaaaatactgcGCATCTGGTTATTTGGATTCAGCGTTTCACTCTGTGCTGCACCAAATCCAGGAGGTTAAACAGGAGGACGGgtgctctctttctcctctctttctcctctctttctcctctctttcccctcactctctcctctctctctctcctctctctttctagtCAGGCATGCACTTCTTCCAGCTCTGGTTGTATCCACAGTTCTCAGAAAGAGATGCTGTGATATATTGTGGTCTACTTAATCGTGATGGTGGTAAACGTTgatatattgcccagctctgcTGGAAACCATCTACTTTTTTGTAAGCTCTGTCGTGGAGCAGGTTGGGGCCCACATTGTGATCTTGTTTGGAAAGCGTGTTACTGAACTGTCCCACAAACCGACTGAAGATGAAAATAAACCTTGTGCCTTTCTCTTGTGATCCAGGAGCACAGCCTCACAAAAGGAGGAGGACGTCTGAGCCTATTG
This window encodes:
- the LOC108443935 gene encoding thiosulfate sulfurtransferase/rhodanese-like domain-containing protein 2; this translates as MDSDDLADSVLINLDVEGLTPETLKQERYEFSTTRKCCSYIKKRTFATFVASKKVLTTSDASPLWQCCEETFSDPCSIHKHVSNLHADEIEQLTTAALDLMLSQSEGEKDENESQLKDTSSWIPETSHVSEEKLSKGPGEVLLYYCYCQIQDPKLICAWQSELCSKLCLTGKVRVATEGINGTVGGTKTGTSLYIKAMLSHPIFKVMLVEDFKISEGSAECFHELKVGVYKEIVPMGVDPDIISYRLAGTHLEPEEFHKQVQSLLEDGSSKIDTILLDCRNFYESKIGQFRNCLAPDIRKFSYFPAYVDKNLDLFRNKKVLMYCTGGIRCERGSAYLRSKNVCKEVYQLKGGIHKYLEQFPEGFYRGKLFVFDERYAISFNNDIISDCRYCGAPWDQYQLCSTDFCCQLVLSCPSCREKGHTACCLVCQAKEQMTSYSLSHKEECECTDSRPRIPNDTL